A region of the Candidatus Methylomirabilota bacterium genome:
GCGCTCATGGAAGCCGCCGGGCGCGTGCTCTCCCGCGAGCATCTGCTCGATCGTGTCTGGGGATACGCCCGGGCCGACGAGGTCGAGTCGCGGACCATAGACGTCCACGTGCGGCGGCTGCGGGCCAAGCTCGGGGAGGAGGGCCGACGGATTACGACGGTCAAGGGCGTGGGCTACCGCTTCGAGGCGGAGTGAGGCGGTGACGGCCGGCGTCGTCCAGCTCCTGCGCCGGCGCATCGCCGTCAAGCTCACGCTCGCCCTGGTCGGCTTCGTTGCCGTCACCCTTCTGATCGTCGGCCTCTACGTGAACCGGGTTTTGGAGCGCCTGGCCCTCGAGGGTCTGGAAGCTCGGCTGACCACCGCCGCCGAGCTGCTTCACGACGAGGCCCGGGCGTTGCTTGCGCGCGGGGCATCCCCCGAAGAACTCCAGGCCTTCGCGGCGGGAGCCGGGCGGGCGAGCGACTTCCGGGTCACCCTGATCACCCCCGACGGCCGGGTGGTAGGGGAGTCGCAGCTCCAGCTGCGCGATCTGGCTTGGGTGGAGAACCACCGCGGTCGGCCGGAGGTGGAGGCCGCCCTCGCTGGTCGTCACGGCCGTGACCTGCGGCGCAGCACGACCGTGGACACGCCCTTGCTCTACGTGGCGGTGTCTATCCGAGACGACGGACGCGTTCTGGGGGTGATGCGCACGTCGCTGCCGCTGCGCGTGGTGACGTCCTCGCACGGCGCGATCCGGCGCCTCCTCTTCCTCGGCAGCCTGGTGGCCCTCGCGGTCGCTCTCGGCATCGGGCTCTTCGTGGCCCACCGGGTGACACGCCCGGTGATCCAGATGCAGTCGGTGGCCCGGGCCATGAGCGAGGGCGACTTTTCTTTCCGCGCTCCCATCCGCTCCCCCGACGAGATCGGCCAGCTCGGCCGGGCCCTGAACGCGATGGCGGCGAGTCTTCAAGATCGGCTTGCCGACCTCCAGCACGAGCGCGCCAAGACCGCGGCCATCCTCGACAGCATGGTGGAGGGCGTCATCGCCGTCGACGGGCAGGATCACCTGCTGCTCATCAACGAGCAGGCCCGGGTGATCCTGGGGGTCGGGCGGGGGCCGGCCGAGGGCAAGCCGTTGCTGGAGGTCGTCCGCAACGTGGACCTGCACGGCGTGCTGCGCCAGGCGCGAGCCACCAGCCAGGGTCCGCTGACGACCCGGGAGTTCGTCGTGCCCGGGCTCGTGAATCGGCGGCTGCAAGTCAATGCCGTGACTCTGCGTCTGGGCCCCGAGGACAGCGGCGTGGTGATGGTGCTCCACGACCTCACCGAGCTCCGGCGCCTCGAGCAAGTGCGCACCGAGTTTGTGGCCAACGTCTCCCACGAGCTGCGCACACCGCTCACGGCCATCCAGGGATATCTGGAGACGCTGCTGGGCGGAGCCCTCGAGGATCCCGCGCACGCCCGACGATTCCTGGAAGTCGTCGCCCGGCACACCGAGCGCCTGGGTCGCCTGCTGAACGATCTCACCGACCTCTCGAACATCGAGCTGAACAAAATCAGTCTCCGGCTCGAGCCGACCGGGCTTCTCGAGGTCATCGACTCCGTGATCGGGATCATCCGTCCCCGCGCCCAGGGCGGGGGCGTGCGGCTGGATGCCACGCTTGCCCCCGACCTCCCTCCGGTGAAGGCCGATCGCGACCGGCTGGCGCAGATCCTGATCAATCTCGTCGACAACGCCGTCAAGTACACCCCGGCGGGCGGCCAGGTGACGGTGACGGCCCACGGGGCGCCGCCCGGGATGGTGGAGATCGCTGTCCAGGACACCGGCCTCGGCATCCCGGCCGCGGACCTGCCCCGGATCACCGAGCGGTTCTACCGGGTGGACAAGGCGCGCTCGCGCGAGCTCGGCGGCACCGGGCTGGGCCTGGCCATCGTCAAGCACCTGGTCGCCGCGCACGGCGGCGACCTGAGGATCACGAGCGAGCTGGACCGGGGAACGACCGTCCGCGTCACCCTGCCGGCCGCCTGAAATCGGGTAGACTCCGGGACGTCGTCCAACCGACCCGAGGGAGGGGCTCATGGCCGATACGGTCAGCCTGGTCGACTACTATTACGTCATGGCGCCGGATCGTCCGGGCGAGGCATCCCGGATGCTCGAGCATCTCAAGAGAGCGGGAGTCAATCTGCTCGCGTTCACGGGATTCCCCAAGGGCAAGCAGGCCCAGCTGGACTTCGTTCCGGCCGACGCGGCCGCCTTCCGGGCGGTGGCCAGGCAGGCGAAGTGGAAGCTGACGGGCCCCAAGAAGGGCTTCCTGATCCAGGGGGAGGACCGCGTGGGCGCCCTGGCCGACCTCCTGGGCCGGCTCGCGGAAGCGAAGATCAACGTCACGGCCACCGACGCCCTCTGTGCGGGCGCCGGCCGTTACGCGGTGCTGCTATGGGTCAAGCCCCGCGACGTCAAGCGCGCGGCGCAGGCGCTCGGCGCGTCGTAAGCCTCGCGTCACCACCCGAAGAACTCGTGCGCCCATTGGAAGCGGCCGACCCCGGCGCGCGCCGCCGCCTCGCGGTCTTTGTCGGAGTCTCCGACGTGCAGCGACGCCGGTAGATCGAGGCCATAGCGCCTGGCGAGCTCGAGGAACATGCCGGGCTGGGGCTTCCTCGGTGTATTCGACCTCGACCGGCCGCCGGGAGCGTCTCGTCGTCCGGAGTCGCCCTCGCGCTATGCGCTCGCCTCGATCGGGTGAAGGTTCTCGACGTGACAGGCCGCCCGAATTTCGACGCCCTGGTCGGGATCATAGACGAGCTGGACCGCTGACCTGGAAAAGCCCTCGCTCCGCGCCTGAATGAGCAGGTGGCGGGCGCCCTGCACACGCCGCTCGTTACGCAGGATTTACCCGGCCGTCATCGCTCGTTAACGCTGCTGGCGGACACTCCCCATGTGGCCAAGACGACCGGAGAAGTGGGTCGGCAGCCGGGACGAGCGCAGGCGCCCCAGCGGCTCGGCCGCGTCCTGGTCGTCGAGGACGAACCCGACGTCGCCGAGCTCCTCCGCTACAACCTCCAGAAGGAAGGTTGGGAGGTTCTGGCTGTCTCCACCGGCGCCGAGGCCCTGCGCCGCGCCCGCGAGGCCCGGCCTGACGTCATCCTCCTCGACATCATGGTGCCCCAGCTCAACGGCTGGGAGGTGTGTCGCCGTCTCAAGCAGGACGCCGAGACGCGGGCCATCCCGATCATCATGGTCACCGGTCGCGTCGAGGAAGGCGACAAGGTCCTGGGCTTCGAGCTGGGCGCCGACGATTACGTCACCAAGCCGTTCTCCCCGCGCGAGCTGATCGCGCGCATCCGCGCCGTCATGCGGCGCGGCAAGGTCGAGGCCCAGGAGCGCAAGCACTACCTCAAGGCCGGCGACCTCGAGGTGGACCGCCACCGCTTCGAGGTCCGGATGAGCGGCAAGCCGGTCGAGCTCACCCCCAAGGAGTTCGAGTTGCTGGCGGCTCTGGTCGCCACGCCCGGCCGGGTCTTCGGCCGCGAAGAGTTGCTCGACCTCGTCTGGGGTCACGACGGTTTCGTGGAGCCGCGCACCGTGGATGTCCACGTGGCCCGTCTGCGCGGCAAGTTCACGGTGGCCAAGCTGCCCACCGCGGCCATCGAGACCGTGCGGGGCATCGGTTATCGCTTCCGGGACCCGGGGTGACGCCGGACGTAACAGGTTTGTAACACGGCGGTCACATGGACGAAACACAGGTGGCAGAGCATGACACCCAGGACAGAGGGAGGCGCAACATGAGGAAGACGGTACTCGTCGCAGGCCTGCTGATGATCCTCTCCGTCGTCGGCGCCTACGCCGCCGGACCGCCCAAGCTGGATCCGGCGCTCGTTGTCTACAAGGCGTCGTCGGGCGTGAGCGGCAACGTGAACAGCATCGGCTCCGACACGCTGAACAACCTCATGACCCTGTGGGCCGAGACCTTCAACAAGTTCTATCCCAACGTGAAGATCCAGATCGAGGGCAAGGGCTCGGCCACGGCCCCGCCCGCGCTCATCGCCGGCACCGCCCAGCTCGGCCCGATGTCCCGCCCGATGAAGGGCACCGAGATCGACCAGTTCGAGAAGCGATTCGGGTACAAGCCGGTGGCGGTCCGCGTCGCCGTCGATGCGCTCGCCGTCTATGTCAACAAAGACAACCCGATCAAGTGCATGACGATGGCCCAGGTGGACGCGGTGTTCTCCAAGTCGCGCCGCTACGGCTACCGGGAAGACATCAAAACGTGGAGGCAGCTCGGTCTCACCGGAGAGTGGGCGAGCCGGCCCCTCAGCATCTACGGCCGTAATTCCGCCTCCGGTACCTACGGGTTCTTCAAGGAGCACGCGCTGAAGAACGGCGATTACAAGGATGAGGTCAAGGAACAGCCGGGCTCGGCCTCGGTGGTCCAGGGCGTGACCGTCGATCGCTACGGCATCGGGTACAGTGGGATCGGGTACGCTACCGCCGGCGTCCGCGCGGTGCCTCTGGCCGCCAAGGAAGGCGGCAAGTGTTTCGACGCGGTCCCCGACAACGCCTACTCGGGCGACTTCCCGCTCTCGCGGTTTCTCTATGTCTACGTGAACCGGGCCCCCGGCAAGACGCTCGATCCCATCACCCGAGAGTATCTGAGGCTGGTGCTGTCCCGGGAAGGGCAGGAGGTCGTGATCAAGGACGGCTACTTCCCCATCCCGGCCTCGATCGCGAAGGAAGAGCTGAACAAGGTCCTGTAGCTTGGCCGTTACCAGCGAGACGCTGAAGGCGGGCGGGTCGGGACTCCCGGCCCGCCCGCTGCTTCAGACCCGCCAGCAGACGAGCCGCCGGCTTGGCCTCGACCGCTGGGCCGGACGCCTGGTTGTCCTCGGTGGCGTCACCATCATCGCCTCGATCCTGGCGATCCTCGCGGTGATCCTGGTCGAGGTCTACCCGATGTTCGAGACGCCCCACGCGGCGTTGGTGGGGCTTCGACGTCCGGCCGGCCCCGCCGAGCCAGCGCCGACCTCGCCCGTCGCCGCCGACGAGTATCGCGAGATCGCATACCTGGTCACCGCCGAGGGCGCTCTCACGTTCATCGCGTTGAACGATCGCGCTCCGATGCCTCCCGTCCCCGTGCCCGGGCTCGGCGGCGCCCGAGTGACCGCCGTCACCTCCTGGGTCTCGAAGGAGGGAGTCTGGTACGTGATCGGAACAGCGGATGGACGCATCGTCCCGGTGGAGATCAAGTTCGAGGTGACCTACGAGGGCGGTCGGCGCGCCGTCGTCCCGGTGCCGGCGATTGGCGAGTCGTCCTTCCTCGATCCGGAGCAGCGACGGCCCGTCCAGCGCTTGACCTTTGCCCACACGGGCGCCGGGCCCCTAGCGGCAGGCCAGCTCGGGCCGCGAGAGCTCGTGATCCAGACGATCGTCGAGAAGAAGGCGTTGATCGGCGAGAGCAAGCGGGAGGCGCGCCTGGAACCGCTAGCGCTGGCGATCGACGGCGTCGTGACCGCTGTTCGGGTCGACGAACGGGGGGATGACCTCTTCGTGGGCACCTCCACCGGCCGGATCCTGCGCTACGACCTTCGCGAGCAGGGCAGCGTCCGGTTGGCCGAGGTACGGGAGGCGACCAGCCGATCCGGTGCCGCGGTGACCGAGATCGGTCTGCTGAACGGGGACCGCACCGTCGTCATCGGCGACGCGGCGGGTGGCGTGTCGTCGTGGCAAGTGGTCGGTCTGCCCGGCGAAGGGGAGCGCCGGCTTACCCGGATCCACCAGTTCGAGGGTCACCAGGGGCCAGTCGTGGCCTTCAGTCCGTCCCGCCGGGACAAAGGGTTCGTGACTGCCGATCCCACTGGAGGGATCCGTGTCCATTACGCGACGTCCGGGAGGACGCTGATCTCGCTCCAGGCCGAACATCCCGGGCTTCGAGCCGTGGCGATTGCCCCGAAGGCCGACGGGTTGGTCAG
Encoded here:
- a CDS encoding phosphate ABC transporter substrate-binding protein, producing MRKTVLVAGLLMILSVVGAYAAGPPKLDPALVVYKASSGVSGNVNSIGSDTLNNLMTLWAETFNKFYPNVKIQIEGKGSATAPPALIAGTAQLGPMSRPMKGTEIDQFEKRFGYKPVAVRVAVDALAVYVNKDNPIKCMTMAQVDAVFSKSRRYGYREDIKTWRQLGLTGEWASRPLSIYGRNSASGTYGFFKEHALKNGDYKDEVKEQPGSASVVQGVTVDRYGIGYSGIGYATAGVRAVPLAAKEGGKCFDAVPDNAYSGDFPLSRFLYVYVNRAPGKTLDPITREYLRLVLSREGQEVVIKDGYFPIPASIAKEELNKVL
- a CDS encoding ATP-binding protein: MTAGVVQLLRRRIAVKLTLALVGFVAVTLLIVGLYVNRVLERLALEGLEARLTTAAELLHDEARALLARGASPEELQAFAAGAGRASDFRVTLITPDGRVVGESQLQLRDLAWVENHRGRPEVEAALAGRHGRDLRRSTTVDTPLLYVAVSIRDDGRVLGVMRTSLPLRVVTSSHGAIRRLLFLGSLVALAVALGIGLFVAHRVTRPVIQMQSVARAMSEGDFSFRAPIRSPDEIGQLGRALNAMAASLQDRLADLQHERAKTAAILDSMVEGVIAVDGQDHLLLINEQARVILGVGRGPAEGKPLLEVVRNVDLHGVLRQARATSQGPLTTREFVVPGLVNRRLQVNAVTLRLGPEDSGVVMVLHDLTELRRLEQVRTEFVANVSHELRTPLTAIQGYLETLLGGALEDPAHARRFLEVVARHTERLGRLLNDLTDLSNIELNKISLRLEPTGLLEVIDSVIGIIRPRAQGGGVRLDATLAPDLPPVKADRDRLAQILINLVDNAVKYTPAGGQVTVTAHGAPPGMVEIAVQDTGLGIPAADLPRITERFYRVDKARSRELGGTGLGLAIVKHLVAAHGGDLRITSELDRGTTVRVTLPAA
- a CDS encoding ABC transporter permease subunit: MAVTSETLKAGGSGLPARPLLQTRQQTSRRLGLDRWAGRLVVLGGVTIIASILAILAVILVEVYPMFETPHAALVGLRRPAGPAEPAPTSPVAADEYREIAYLVTAEGALTFIALNDRAPMPPVPVPGLGGARVTAVTSWVSKEGVWYVIGTADGRIVPVEIKFEVTYEGGRRAVVPVPAIGESSFLDPEQRRPVQRLTFAHTGAGPLAAGQLGPRELVIQTIVEKKALIGESKREARLEPLALAIDGVVTAVRVDERGDDLFVGTSTGRILRYDLREQGSVRLAEVREATSRSGAAVTEIGLLNGDRTVVIGDAAGGVSSWQVVGLPGEGERRLTRIHQFEGHQGPVVAFSPSRRDKGFVTADPTGGIRVHYATSGRTLISLQAEHPGLRAVAIAPKADGLVSLHDDGAVSHWTLANPHPEITLQTLFGAVWYEGYAGPDYVWQSHGGTDDFEAKYSLTPLAFGTVKGTLYALLFAVPIALLAALYVSEFMHPTMKSYVKPVVEVMAALPSVVLGFIAGLWLAPVVERVVPALFVLPVVVAVAILIAAALWRGLPATLRGRVRPGTEMFVVIPVVVVAGATALWLGGVIEDRFLGADYRRWLLSALGFTYDQRNSLVVGIAMGFAVIPIIFTIAEDSLANVPQHLRAGSLALGATRWQTALRVVLPTASPGIFSAVMIGFGRAVGETMIVLMATGNTPVMEWSIFNGFRALSANIAVELPEAPVGHTHYRVLFLAALLLFCLTFLVNTVAELVRLQLRRRYRYL
- a CDS encoding response regulator transcription factor, which gives rise to MAKTTGEVGRQPGRAQAPQRLGRVLVVEDEPDVAELLRYNLQKEGWEVLAVSTGAEALRRAREARPDVILLDIMVPQLNGWEVCRRLKQDAETRAIPIIMVTGRVEEGDKVLGFELGADDYVTKPFSPRELIARIRAVMRRGKVEAQERKHYLKAGDLEVDRHRFEVRMSGKPVELTPKEFELLAALVATPGRVFGREELLDLVWGHDGFVEPRTVDVHVARLRGKFTVAKLPTAAIETVRGIGYRFRDPG